In the Orenia marismortui DSM 5156 genome, one interval contains:
- the era gene encoding GTPase Era produces MDKLTVDKGFKSGFITVVGQPNVGKSTLVNNLIGEKINITSRKAQTTRNKIQCILTLDDAQMVFIDTPGIHRPKDKMGKYLNEVAYNSLKEIDLVLFMVDASYKPNNQDKTVARQLSSLKQPVLLVLNKTDKVKKKDLFQRIKDYQRLGDFDELITISAINKTNLDDLVEIMTGYLPEGPKYYPDNMITDQIEQFIISELIREKILKFTHQEVPHSVAVEIMSFKERTDKDLVEIGANIYVERKSQKGILIGKGGSMLKRIGKSAREDIEKLLDTQIFLDLWVKVKDDWRDKEDALNMLGYRG; encoded by the coding sequence ATGGATAAATTAACAGTTGATAAAGGATTTAAATCAGGATTTATTACAGTAGTTGGACAGCCTAATGTTGGTAAATCAACCTTAGTGAATAATCTTATCGGAGAAAAGATTAATATAACTTCACGTAAAGCCCAGACGACTAGAAACAAAATTCAGTGTATACTAACTTTAGATGATGCCCAGATGGTCTTTATAGACACCCCAGGTATTCATAGACCTAAAGATAAAATGGGGAAATATCTAAATGAAGTAGCATATAATTCGTTAAAGGAGATAGATTTAGTATTATTTATGGTAGATGCAAGTTATAAACCTAATAATCAAGATAAAACAGTTGCTAGACAATTATCTAGCTTAAAACAGCCTGTTTTATTGGTGCTAAATAAAACAGATAAAGTTAAGAAGAAAGATCTATTTCAAAGAATAAAAGACTATCAAAGACTAGGTGATTTTGATGAACTGATTACTATTTCTGCTATAAACAAGACTAATTTAGATGATCTTGTAGAAATAATGACAGGCTATTTGCCTGAAGGGCCAAAATATTATCCCGATAATATGATTACAGACCAAATAGAGCAATTTATAATTTCAGAGCTAATTAGGGAAAAAATATTAAAATTTACTCATCAAGAGGTCCCTCATTCAGTGGCAGTAGAAATTATGAGTTTTAAAGAAAGAACAGACAAAGATTTAGTTGAAATAGGAGCTAATATTTATGTAGAGCGAAAGTCACAAAAAGGTATCTTAATTGGTAAAGGTGGAAGCATGCTTAAAAGAATTGGGAAAAGTGCTAGAGAAGATATAGAAAAATTATTAGATACACAAATATTTTTAGATTTATGGGTTAAAGTTAAAGATGACTGGAGAGATAAGGAGGATGCTTTAAATATGCTGGGTTACAGGGGGTAA
- a CDS encoding diacylglycerol kinase, with protein sequence MKLIQHLISSFNYAVNGIIYVLKHEKNMKIHFIISIIVLIFGLLLNLNKFELLILFITIALVFFAEMINTAIEELSDLVCQKYNTKVKIIKDISAGAVLVTALNAIVIGYIIFFQDIRPLTLDLLYQIQQTPIHLTFISLILIILVVIGVKSYFNKGTPLQGGMPSGHSAIAFGLMIIISNLANDALITTLSLWMALLIAQSRIEGEIHTPWEVISGAIIGSLIGILIFQLVSL encoded by the coding sequence ATGAAGCTAATCCAACACTTGATTTCAAGTTTTAATTATGCAGTTAATGGCATAATTTATGTTTTGAAGCATGAAAAGAATATGAAAATACACTTTATTATTTCTATTATTGTTTTAATATTTGGATTATTGCTTAATTTAAATAAATTTGAATTGCTGATTTTATTTATAACGATAGCATTGGTTTTTTTTGCTGAAATGATTAATACTGCAATTGAAGAATTAAGTGATTTGGTCTGTCAAAAGTATAATACTAAGGTTAAAATTATTAAAGATATATCTGCTGGGGCTGTATTAGTAACAGCTTTAAATGCTATTGTTATTGGATATATTATCTTTTTTCAAGATATCAGGCCATTAACTTTAGACCTTTTATATCAAATACAGCAAACTCCAATTCATCTTACATTTATATCATTGATACTTATTATATTAGTGGTAATTGGAGTTAAGTCTTATTTTAATAAAGGAACTCCTTTGCAAGGAGGTATGCCTAGTGGGCATAGTGCTATTGCTTTTGGATTGATGATTATTATTTCTAACTTAGCAAATGATGCACTAATTACAACACTATCTTTATGGATGGCATTGTTAATTGCTCAAAGCAGAATTGAAGGAGAAATTCATACTCCCTGGGAGGTAATATCTGGAGCAATAATTGGTTCATTAATTGGAATATTAATTTTTCAATTAGTAAGCTTGTAA
- a CDS encoding GNAT family N-acetyltransferase: protein MGISIKELTANNSSVINKLIAIESEAFGEGGLNYWGIVPMIYHGAVYVIFMDKEPVGLVEYMRDIRQSTTAYLYGLAIAKEYRKQGLASKLLEYSLSKISKQGIQKVVLTVDPNNESAIYLYQNKFGFKQVEYRKNEYGIGEDRLIMELEF from the coding sequence ATGGGAATTAGTATAAAGGAATTAACTGCTAATAATAGTTCTGTTATTAATAAGCTTATAGCAATTGAGAGTGAAGCCTTTGGAGAAGGTGGATTAAATTATTGGGGTATAGTACCAATGATTTATCATGGAGCAGTTTATGTTATTTTTATGGATAAAGAACCTGTTGGTTTAGTAGAATATATGAGAGATATTAGACAATCAACAACAGCTTATTTATATGGATTAGCTATAGCAAAGGAATATCGTAAGCAAGGTTTAGCTAGCAAGTTGTTGGAGTATTCTTTGTCTAAAATTAGTAAACAAGGGATTCAAAAAGTGGTGTTGACCGTTGACCCTAATAATGAAAGTGCCATTTATCTTTATCAGAATAAATTTGGGTTTAAACAAGTTGAATATAGAAAAAATGAATATGGTATTGGAGAAGATAGGTTGATTATGGAATTGGAATTTTAG
- a CDS encoding PhoH family protein: MDNLIKEVELSSNHSAKNIFGNYDENLKLIEKSFEVNIIARGNLVKVKGKEDEVLRVIDLFEELDYLSNKKGDLSKKEIEYAIELTKEGKFSLNDIYSDVIQVSNSGKKITPKTIGQKIYVDALRKDDIVFGIGPAGTGKTYLAVVMAVNDLMNNRVKRIILTRPAIEAGENLGFLPGDLQEKVDPYLRPLYDSLYDILGSEKVEQLLEKNIIEIAPLAYMRGRTLKNCAVILDEAQNTTKEQMKMFLTRLGPNSKAVITGDITQVDLPSRKKSGLAQTEEILKNIEGISFIYLTNRDVVRHRLVRAIIKAYEGANS; the protein is encoded by the coding sequence TTGGATAACTTAATTAAAGAAGTTGAATTAAGTAGTAATCATTCAGCCAAAAACATATTCGGAAATTATGATGAAAATTTAAAGTTGATCGAAAAAAGCTTTGAAGTAAATATTATTGCTCGTGGGAATCTGGTCAAAGTCAAAGGTAAAGAAGATGAGGTATTAAGAGTAATTGATCTATTTGAAGAATTAGATTATCTATCTAATAAGAAGGGGGATTTAAGTAAGAAGGAAATTGAATATGCAATAGAATTAACTAAAGAAGGAAAGTTCTCTTTAAACGATATATATTCTGATGTTATTCAGGTAAGCAATTCTGGTAAGAAGATCACCCCGAAAACTATTGGACAAAAAATATATGTAGATGCTTTACGTAAAGATGATATAGTGTTTGGAATTGGACCTGCTGGTACTGGAAAGACTTATTTAGCAGTAGTTATGGCTGTAAATGATTTGATGAACAATAGGGTGAAAAGAATTATTTTAACTCGTCCAGCTATTGAAGCAGGAGAAAATTTAGGATTTTTGCCTGGAGATTTACAAGAAAAGGTAGATCCTTACTTGCGTCCTCTATATGATTCTCTATACGATATATTAGGTTCAGAAAAGGTTGAGCAATTATTAGAAAAAAATATTATTGAAATTGCTCCATTAGCATATATGAGAGGTCGGACTTTAAAGAATTGTGCCGTTATTTTAGATGAGGCTCAAAATACTACAAAAGAACAAATGAAGATGTTTTTAACTCGTTTAGGGCCAAATTCTAAAGCGGTAATTACAGGAGATATTACTCAGGTAGATTTACCAAGTAGAAAAAAATCAGGTTTAGCACAAACTGAAGAGATTTTAAAAAATATAGAGGGAATAAGCTTTATTTATTTGACTAATCGAGATGTAGTTAGACATAGATTAGTTAGAGCTATTATAAAAGCCTATGAAGGAGCTAATTCTTAG
- a CDS encoding hemolysin family protein has product MDLTVLIEGISLLILLLLSGFFSSSETALMSVDKIEIRHLKQEGNKKAMVVDRLLNKPNQLLTTILVGNNLVNIAASSIATALAIDIFGTKGVGIATGVVTLFVLIFGEITPKSFANKESEKVSMMVARYIELFYYLLAPLIKFLTIVTSFVMKKSGANQMPKPFVSEEEIRRFLAVGEQEGVIETDEKQMINSIFEFDDTNVKEIMVPRIHMACVEINDSLDELIDIIINLGYSRIPVYNDTVDNIVGVVYAKDLLNLLKKDNYEVDIQKIMRPAYYIPETKKVDNLLTEFRKEKIHMAIILDEYGGTAGLVTIEDLLEEIVGDIQDEYDEEEKWIKVFNEDEILIDGRVDIDEINEILEIDLPEEDYETISGFILSMLGYVPKAGEWIEFENLKIVVEKVIQRRISKVRIKRVKEKVVVNNQEED; this is encoded by the coding sequence ATGGATTTGACGGTGTTAATAGAAGGGATATCTTTATTAATACTATTACTCTTATCTGGATTTTTTTCTAGTTCGGAAACAGCTTTGATGTCTGTAGATAAGATAGAGATTAGACATTTGAAACAAGAAGGAAATAAGAAAGCTATGGTTGTAGATAGGTTGTTAAATAAACCAAATCAATTATTAACTACAATATTAGTAGGAAATAATTTAGTTAATATTGCAGCTTCATCTATTGCTACTGCTTTAGCAATTGACATCTTTGGAACCAAAGGAGTTGGAATTGCTACTGGAGTAGTTACTTTATTTGTATTAATTTTTGGAGAAATAACACCTAAGTCCTTTGCTAATAAAGAATCCGAAAAGGTTTCTATGATGGTAGCTAGATATATTGAACTTTTTTATTATCTTTTGGCGCCGTTAATTAAATTTTTAACTATAGTTACCAGCTTTGTGATGAAAAAAAGTGGAGCAAATCAAATGCCAAAGCCTTTTGTTAGTGAAGAAGAGATTAGAAGGTTTTTAGCAGTTGGGGAGCAAGAAGGTGTTATTGAAACTGATGAAAAGCAGATGATCAATAGTATTTTTGAATTTGATGATACAAATGTAAAAGAGATTATGGTACCTAGAATACATATGGCTTGTGTAGAGATAAATGATTCTTTAGATGAATTAATTGATATTATTATTAATCTAGGATATTCAAGAATTCCAGTTTATAATGATACTGTTGACAATATAGTAGGAGTTGTTTATGCTAAAGATCTATTAAATTTGTTGAAGAAGGATAATTATGAGGTAGATATACAAAAAATTATGCGGCCAGCATATTACATTCCTGAAACTAAAAAAGTAGATAATCTGTTAACAGAATTTAGAAAAGAAAAGATACATATGGCTATTATTTTAGATGAATATGGAGGAACGGCTGGTTTAGTAACAATTGAAGATTTATTAGAAGAGATAGTAGGAGATATTCAAGATGAATATGATGAAGAAGAAAAATGGATAAAAGTATTTAATGAGGATGAGATCTTAATAGATGGTAGAGTTGATATTGATGAAATCAATGAAATTTTAGAGATTGATCTCCCAGAAGAAGATTATGAAACGATTAGTGGCTTTATTTTGAGTATGTTAGGGTATGTTCCTAAGGCTGGAGAATGGATTGAATTTGAAAATTTAAAGATTGTTGTAGAGAAGGTAATACAGAGGAGAATATCTAAAGTTAGAATTAAGAGAGTAAAGGAGAAGGTAGTAGTTAACAATCAGGAGGAAGATTAG
- a CDS encoding HD family phosphohydrolase has protein sequence MLSFFKKALKKFNITEANFYRIQKSQRYIWVIVIFIILSGIVSIDFLPNRVNLQVGQVTKSDIVAPKTVEYIDEESTEKLRQEAENKVSKVYEEDTGILTKVKADVRQFFDTIKNIKSSDVELEKKVKSVQDNYKIDLSSQQLSYLFSLSEENIDFLEEDTLMFLVKYLNRGVKDNYLNNVKDQLSQDAIELTEDRQYNQLVSKISRHFIRPNLIFNFEETEKRKEEARQNIEPIKRTFSKGEIIIRHGKVVTHEDIKILKNLGLTQPKINYINILGHILIVLIFVLIPSIYISQYHREVLEGEGILALLGLLPIMTILLAKVATYFPLEYPSFVVPVAAASIMIAILVDTDLAVVFTIALSFLVGIVTGGRIIDVMVAIVSGLTGIYSVSKLSQRSDLVRAGFIVGGATSLTIFTFMLTMVNLDLIIFLNAFWGILNGVLVAIVTNGLLPYVENIFGITSPVKLLELSNPNHPLLKRLLVDAPGTYHHSIIVGNLAEAAADQVGADSLLARVSAYYHDIGKIKRSYFFTENQIGSENPHNKLSPSLSTLIITSHVKDGVELAKEYKLPQVIIDVIEQHHGTSLVSFFYQEAVHDEKYKSVDEGDFRYDGPKPQTKEAGLIMLSDMVEAAVRSNVAAQSNPGKLEKFVRELIKKKLDSGELDECNLTLKDLDKVANSFVNILKGIFHNRIEYPDNIAQQFKEGKKLNDSLNK, from the coding sequence ATGTTATCTTTTTTTAAGAAAGCTTTAAAAAAGTTCAATATAACTGAAGCAAATTTTTATAGAATTCAGAAATCCCAGAGATATATTTGGGTTATAGTTATTTTTATTATCCTATCTGGCATCGTTAGTATAGATTTTTTACCTAATAGGGTTAATTTGCAAGTAGGACAAGTTACTAAGAGTGATATTGTAGCACCTAAGACTGTTGAATATATAGATGAAGAGAGTACAGAAAAATTAAGACAAGAGGCTGAGAATAAAGTATCTAAAGTTTATGAAGAAGATACAGGGATATTGACTAAGGTAAAAGCAGATGTGCGTCAATTTTTTGATACTATTAAAAATATTAAGAGTTCTGATGTTGAATTAGAAAAGAAGGTCAAATCTGTTCAAGATAATTATAAAATAGATTTATCTTCCCAGCAGTTGTCATATTTATTTAGTTTATCAGAAGAAAATATAGATTTTTTAGAAGAAGATACACTAATGTTTTTAGTTAAATACCTAAATAGAGGTGTTAAAGATAATTATTTAAATAATGTTAAAGATCAGCTAAGTCAGGATGCTATAGAGTTAACTGAAGATAGGCAATATAATCAACTAGTTAGTAAAATAAGTAGACATTTTATTAGACCCAATCTTATCTTTAATTTTGAGGAAACAGAAAAAAGAAAAGAAGAGGCTCGTCAAAATATAGAGCCTATTAAAAGAACCTTTTCCAAGGGAGAAATAATCATTAGGCATGGTAAGGTTGTTACTCATGAAGATATTAAAATATTGAAAAATTTAGGTCTTACCCAGCCCAAAATAAATTATATTAATATTTTAGGTCACATTTTAATTGTTTTAATTTTTGTATTAATTCCTAGTATTTATATCTCTCAATACCATAGAGAAGTTTTAGAAGGGGAAGGAATATTGGCCTTATTAGGGTTATTACCTATAATGACAATATTATTAGCTAAGGTAGCTACTTATTTCCCATTAGAATACCCATCTTTTGTAGTTCCAGTAGCGGCAGCTTCAATTATGATCGCTATTTTAGTTGATACTGATTTAGCAGTGGTCTTTACTATAGCATTATCCTTTTTAGTAGGTATAGTTACTGGTGGTCGGATTATTGATGTGATGGTTGCTATTGTAAGTGGTTTAACAGGTATTTATAGTGTTTCTAAGTTGAGTCAAAGGTCTGATCTTGTTAGGGCTGGATTTATTGTTGGGGGAGCAACCTCATTAACTATATTTACTTTTATGTTAACTATGGTTAATTTAGATTTAATTATATTTTTAAATGCTTTTTGGGGAATACTAAATGGAGTATTAGTAGCAATTGTAACTAATGGATTATTACCATATGTAGAGAATATATTTGGTATTACCTCACCGGTTAAGTTATTGGAATTATCTAATCCAAATCATCCGTTATTAAAGCGCTTATTAGTAGATGCTCCAGGTACTTATCATCATAGTATAATAGTAGGTAATCTTGCAGAAGCTGCTGCAGATCAAGTTGGTGCCGATTCTTTATTAGCTAGAGTCTCAGCATATTATCATGATATAGGAAAAATAAAACGTTCTTATTTCTTTACTGAAAACCAAATTGGATCAGAAAATCCCCACAATAAATTATCTCCTAGTTTAAGTACATTAATTATCACTTCCCATGTTAAAGATGGGGTGGAGTTAGCTAAAGAATATAAATTGCCACAAGTTATTATAGATGTTATTGAGCAACATCACGGTACTAGTTTGGTATCTTTCTTTTATCAAGAAGCAGTACATGATGAAAAATATAAAAGTGTTGATGAAGGTGATTTTAGATATGATGGTCCTAAGCCTCAGACTAAAGAAGCCGGTTTGATTATGCTTTCTGATATGGTAGAGGCTGCTGTAAGGTCAAATGTTGCAGCTCAAAGTAATCCAGGCAAATTAGAGAAGTTTGTCAGAGAGCTAATTAAGAAAAAATTAGATAGTGGTGAATTAGATGAATGTAATTTAACCTTAAAGGATTTAGATAAAGTTGCAAATTCTTTTGTTAATATCTTAAAGGGAATCTTTCATAATAGAATTGAATATCCTGATAATATTGCTCAACAGTTTAAGGAGGGTAAGAAATTAAATGACAGTCTTAATAAATAA
- the ybeY gene encoding rRNA maturation RNase YbeY → MTVLINNLQDNLEVNDQVSEVIEKVVKKVLDYEDQEEKEVSIALVDDKYIHGLNHRYRGKDQPTDVLSFPQEDNYLLGDIIISLETAQRQAEEYNHSFIREIGFLTVHGMLHLLGYDHYEEESRKIMREKEEEILVELDLTRD, encoded by the coding sequence ATGACAGTCTTAATAAATAATTTACAAGATAATCTAGAAGTTAACGATCAAGTTTCAGAGGTAATAGAAAAGGTAGTAAAAAAAGTTTTAGACTATGAAGATCAAGAAGAAAAAGAGGTTAGCATTGCTTTGGTTGATGATAAATATATTCATGGATTAAATCATAGATATAGAGGGAAAGATCAACCAACTGATGTGCTATCTTTTCCTCAAGAGGATAATTATTTATTGGGGGATATTATTATTTCTTTGGAGACAGCCCAACGCCAAGCTGAAGAGTATAACCATTCATTTATTAGAGAAATTGGCTTTTTAACGGTTCATGGAATGTTGCATCTTTTAGGATATGACCATTATGAGGAAGAAAGTAGAAAGATTATGAGAGAAAAGGAGGAAGAGATTCTAGTTGAATTAGATTTAACTAGAGATTAA
- the yqfD gene encoding sporulation protein YqfD, whose translation MLKKLYTLVEGYLQLEVKGRHFEKVVNILIRNGFKLWNIIRIDDTLYVNIRLKDFKNIRKHLRKVECKVRIKERKGLPFYLNKLIDRRFLAIGIIILILSLYTLSSFVFFIEIKGAKEVEKEDIKKLLTKASIKPGVLKSSIPVDKLEEVLIEKIPKISWVNIYFSGTRLVIDIVEKKIIESEMEPSDIIADKSGVISKLIVLQGTPVVEEGMTVKAGDLLISRELLIRREEEVASTDSGNEEEINILLEKKEVKAEGIVKARVWYEGYGEAKLFREYSQPTGNVEISIAIKLKDREIMIRGPKKSPYKYFKLSKEVKSLPKWRKFRLPIELVRRRYIQIKRIQERRSIDISKKLAKEEAVESILQGLSKEAIILNSKLKLIELDTEDNNIIRVKALLEVEEEIGIRRE comes from the coding sequence ATGCTAAAGAAACTATATACTTTAGTAGAAGGATATTTACAGTTAGAGGTAAAAGGAAGACACTTTGAGAAAGTAGTTAATATATTAATTAGAAATGGATTTAAACTATGGAATATTATTCGTATAGATGATACTTTATATGTAAATATTAGACTAAAGGATTTTAAGAATATAAGAAAACATCTTAGGAAAGTAGAGTGTAAAGTAAGAATCAAAGAGAGAAAAGGTCTTCCTTTTTATTTAAATAAGTTGATTGATAGAAGATTTTTGGCTATTGGAATAATTATTTTAATACTATCACTTTATACTCTATCTTCTTTTGTTTTTTTTATAGAAATAAAAGGGGCTAAAGAAGTAGAAAAAGAAGATATTAAGAAACTTTTAACTAAAGCTTCAATTAAACCTGGAGTTTTAAAATCTAGTATTCCTGTAGACAAATTAGAGGAAGTCCTTATAGAGAAAATTCCTAAAATTTCATGGGTTAATATTTATTTTTCGGGAACCAGATTAGTTATTGATATTGTGGAAAAGAAGATAATAGAATCAGAGATGGAACCTAGTGATATTATAGCAGACAAATCAGGAGTAATTTCAAAATTAATTGTTTTACAAGGAACTCCTGTAGTAGAAGAGGGAATGACAGTTAAAGCCGGTGATTTATTAATTAGTAGAGAATTATTAATCAGAAGAGAAGAGGAAGTTGCTAGTACAGATAGTGGGAATGAAGAAGAAATTAATATTTTACTAGAAAAGAAAGAGGTTAAAGCAGAAGGGATTGTTAAGGCTAGAGTTTGGTATGAAGGATATGGTGAGGCCAAGCTTTTTAGAGAGTATTCTCAACCTACTGGGAATGTTGAAATTAGTATAGCTATAAAGTTAAAAGATCGGGAGATAATGATTAGAGGTCCCAAAAAATCACCCTACAAGTATTTTAAACTAAGTAAGGAGGTAAAATCTTTACCTAAATGGAGGAAATTCAGGCTACCTATCGAATTAGTTAGAAGAAGATATATTCAAATAAAAAGAATTCAAGAGAGAAGAAGTATTGATATTTCTAAAAAGTTGGCTAAAGAAGAAGCTGTAGAAAGTATCTTGCAAGGTCTTTCAAAAGAGGCTATAATATTGAATAGTAAATTAAAGTTAATAGAGTTGGATACTGAAGATAATAATATAATTAGAGTTAAAGCTTTATTAGAAGTTGAAGAGGAGATTGGAATTAGGAGGGAATAG
- the mgtE gene encoding magnesium transporter has translation MKESLILEIQDKISINDMEILKVLLKDLYAADIAELIDELSKDEIKVLIPIIPVDKLAYSLAELDFDDKHTILNLLAPKELKIILDNMYADDIADLLGPLSIGKSKELLKLMKKEDAEQIQNLLGYDEDSAGGIMTTEYIAIKEGKTVRDALNIIRDIAREAEMIYYIYVVSQTKELMGVLSMRELITASPEARIKDLIQKKVINVRLDLDQEEVARIISKYDLLAVPVVNHKKQLLGIITVDDIIDVIEEEATEDIYKMAATTEVDFDDENNTIVKASLKRSPWLIVLLFASILSGSVIDVFSDLLNTVVALALFMPTLAGTGGNAGTQSLAIVVRGLATGDLNTKDLREHLFNEVKVGSLVATICGLIIGLVALVWQGNYMLGVVVGLAMFCNILSATFVGTTTPFILNYLGIDPAVAAGPFITTVIDASGLFIYFSLARLFLPYLT, from the coding sequence ATGAAGGAAAGTCTAATTTTAGAGATTCAAGATAAGATTTCAATTAATGATATGGAAATTTTAAAGGTCTTATTAAAAGACTTATATGCAGCAGATATAGCTGAATTAATAGATGAACTATCAAAGGATGAGATTAAAGTATTGATTCCTATTATTCCAGTTGATAAATTAGCCTATTCTTTAGCTGAATTAGATTTTGATGATAAGCATACTATTCTAAATTTGTTAGCACCAAAAGAATTAAAGATAATTTTGGATAATATGTATGCTGATGATATAGCAGATTTATTAGGTCCTTTATCAATTGGAAAAAGTAAAGAACTATTAAAGCTTATGAAAAAAGAGGATGCAGAGCAGATACAAAACCTTTTAGGCTATGATGAAGATAGTGCTGGTGGTATTATGACCACTGAATATATTGCTATTAAAGAGGGTAAAACGGTTAGAGATGCACTAAATATCATCAGGGATATAGCTAGAGAAGCAGAGATGATTTATTATATCTATGTGGTTAGTCAGACTAAAGAGTTAATGGGAGTTCTCTCTATGAGAGAGTTGATTACTGCATCTCCTGAAGCTAGAATAAAAGATCTGATCCAGAAAAAAGTAATCAATGTTAGGCTAGATTTAGATCAAGAAGAGGTAGCTCGGATTATTTCAAAATATGATTTATTGGCAGTTCCTGTAGTTAATCATAAGAAACAGCTTTTGGGAATAATAACAGTAGATGATATTATAGATGTAATTGAAGAAGAAGCTACAGAAGATATCTATAAGATGGCAGCAACAACAGAGGTTGATTTTGATGATGAGAATAATACAATAGTTAAAGCTTCTTTGAAGCGTTCGCCATGGCTAATAGTTCTTTTATTTGCTAGTATTTTGTCTGGTTCTGTAATTGATGTTTTTTCTGATCTTTTAAATACAGTGGTAGCCTTAGCCTTGTTTATGCCTACTTTGGCTGGTACTGGCGGAAATGCAGGAACTCAATCTTTAGCAATTGTTGTTAGAGGATTGGCAACTGGAGATTTAAATACTAAAGATCTTAGGGAACATTTATTTAACGAAGTTAAGGTTGGGAGTTTAGTGGCTACAATTTGTGGTTTAATAATAGGTCTAGTTGCTTTAGTATGGCAAGGAAATTACATGCTAGGTGTTGTTGTAGGCTTAGCTATGTTCTGTAATATTTTATCTGCAACATTTGTAGGAACAACGACTCCTTTTATTTTAAATTATTTAGGAATAGATCCTGCAGTAGCTGCTGGTCCTTTTATTACAACTGTAATTGATGCATCAGGATTATTTATTTATTTTAGCTTAGCAAGATTGTTTTTGCCTTATTTGACATAA
- a CDS encoding DUF502 domain-containing protein encodes MLKQLRNYLITGLIALLPLIATIYIILTVINTVDSIFSPLVKVLVGKEVYGLGFILTFLIILGVGIVAKNMLGKKLIDFGESILGRIPLVRNIYTTIRQIINSLFLQNKTAFRKVVLIEYPRKGIYQLGFLTCEGIGEVQEKTAKEVVNIFIPTTPNPTSGMLILVPREEVTYLDMSVEEGLKLIVSGGTLAPRESIKEDKHGN; translated from the coding sequence ATGTTAAAACAGCTTCGAAATTATTTAATTACTGGACTAATTGCATTATTGCCCTTGATAGCTACTATATATATTATTTTAACGGTTATTAATACTGTAGATAGTATTTTTAGCCCGTTAGTAAAAGTTTTGGTAGGAAAAGAAGTATATGGACTAGGTTTTATTTTAACTTTTCTTATTATTCTAGGTGTAGGAATTGTAGCCAAGAATATGCTTGGTAAGAAATTAATTGATTTTGGTGAAAGTATTTTAGGTAGAATTCCTTTAGTAAGAAATATTTATACTACAATTCGTCAGATTATCAATTCTTTATTTTTGCAAAACAAGACTGCTTTTCGTAAAGTAGTCTTAATTGAATATCCTAGAAAAGGAATTTATCAATTGGGTTTCTTAACTTGTGAAGGTATTGGTGAGGTACAAGAGAAAACAGCTAAAGAAGTGGTTAATATTTTTATTCCTACTACTCCTAATCCTACTTCAGGAATGCTAATATTAGTTCCAAGAGAAGAGGTTACTTATTTGGATATGAGTGTTGAAGAGGGGTTAAAGTTAATTGTCTCTGGCGGGACATTAGCTCCAAGAGAGAGTATTAAGGAGGACAAGCATGGGAATTAG
- the yqfC gene encoding sporulation protein YqfC, translating into MGKKDKAKEVFAKVFELPQEVVLNLPRISLTGNLQIEIENHRGIIKYNSDFIKVRVYHGQIIIKGEKLIIESLEKDILRIEGKITDLSFKLS; encoded by the coding sequence ATGGGGAAGAAAGATAAAGCTAAAGAGGTTTTTGCTAAAGTGTTTGAGCTTCCTCAAGAGGTTGTATTAAATTTGCCCAGGATATCATTAACTGGAAATTTACAGATAGAAATAGAAAATCATCGGGGAATAATAAAATATAATTCTGATTTTATTAAGGTTAGAGTTTATCATGGTCAGATAATAATTAAAGGAGAAAAGTTAATTATTGAAAGCTTAGAAAAAGATATCTTAAGAATAGAAGGGAAGATAACTGACTTAAGTTTTAAGTTATCTTAA